A genomic region of Plasmodium cynomolgi strain B DNA, chromosome 5, whole genome shotgun sequence contains the following coding sequences:
- a CDS encoding rhomboid protease (putative), whose amino-acid sequence MLREDLQRGGNAQGASENVPLMEGSPKGGTFYDMLFPDMSPRRIIVWISFAQIIIYILSCLLSENLTAPSVQALMFLGATYGPAIKQGEIWRLLFPIFLHANWWHLIINIMCMLNLGLVIESKYKKGNFFFLYFLSGVVGNILTTICNPCQLAVGASTSGFGLIGFSILEIFLAWANLSRRAKNYYIFNVSVFVLFFLFVSFSPTVDFFGHIGGFLCGAFLACHYNKAMGYDFFQTSLYYSFACICALIVLYLPVRLYVTDMPCVLFH is encoded by the exons atgcttcgCGAAGATTTACAGAGGGGAGGGAACGCCCAGGGGGCAAGTGAAAATGTGCCCCTCATGGAGGGAAGCCCCAAGGGGGGCACCTTTTACGACATGCTCTTTCCGGACATGTCCCCGAGGAG aatCATCGTATGGATTAGCTTCGCCCAAATTATCATTTACATTTTGAGTTGCCTCTTAAGCGAAAACTTAACGGCCCCCAGCGTGCAGGCGCTGATGTTCCTGGGAGCCACGTATGGCCCCGCCATCAA GCAAGGAGAAATCTGGAGACTGCTATTCCCAATTTTCCTGCATGCGAATTGGTGGCACTTAATAATTAACATAATGTGCATGCTGAATTTAGGCCTAGTGATAGAGAGTAAATACAAGaaggggaattttttcttcctttattttttgtcagGGGTGGttggaaatatattaacgACCATCTGCAATCCGTGTCAGCTAGCTGTGGGGGCATCAACAAGTGGATTCGGACTGATTGGATTTTCCATCctcgaaatatttttagcCTGGGCGAATTTGTCCAGGAGGGCTAAGAActactatatttttaatgtgtCTGTTtttgtgctattttttttgtttgttagTTTTTCTCCCACCGTCGATTTTTTTGGGCACATTGGCGGCTTCCTCTGCGGGGCCTTCCTGGCCTGCCACTACAACAAGGCCATGGGATACGACTT cTTCCAGACGTCCCTGTACTACAGCTTCGCTTGCATATGCGCCCTAATTGTTTTGTACCTCCCAGTTCGGCTCTACGTGACGGACATGCCATGTGTACTTTTCCACTAG
- a CDS encoding hypothetical protein (putative) has product MSELLTMNEEDPEIMIHIVNHLETTKKTNRSFLHFLTLSTLHKQEIEKDQKGVYYNDRIRDHLIEYLHFAVKNNHYHYLFKIFELTCLYKIDDVELLRQVVEQILIQTTNEEEKIIHCYWIVKHLTGKKKHDRIIAVLLAKYLFNDSFFNFLQRNACISSSFVTLLSYVSDSVGYYPNGSVLPPLHCTLRNYARHFNSKLEKEIEQKIVNNVEELAKMQEIFLKNGFYDDDFNLLIKRLVLTCTSYINPFDLLVLSSNVLLNFSRNDHPLLCPSEQQAGGTPLEGSSPNVANFPKRYRSFLSAKTMIDLVIRTNDPYIANTCNELQYIQRYLLLCSYCHFTLFSNWWADTVICDKLKKKKRPHKAVVRSRMPYKKHLADQVSHLLDMLLHRYGGSSQEGVDPYVTVDAVQKNRPSGIPPGDPISKYLPYLLKSFMRVTITKPEMIRNQSFILFFEEIFLHIVDSFVEKYEQGKRGIGVDANNQSSRTNNESVKGTT; this is encoded by the exons ATGAGCGAACTGCTAACCATGAACGAAGAAGACCCAGAAATAATGATCCATATAGTAAACCATTTAGAAACTACAAAAAAGACGAACAGGAGCTTCCTTCACTTCCTCACTCTATCCACCTTACACAAACAGGAGATTGAAAAGGATCAAAAGGGAGTCTACTACAACGACAGAATTAGGGACCACCTGATAGAGTACCTCCACTTCGCTGTAAAGAACAACCACTACCATTAcctgtttaaaattttcgagTTGACTTGCCTGTACAAAATAGATGACGTAGAACTGCTGCGACAAGTGGTTGAGCAGATACTTATCCAAACAAcaaatgaggaagaaaaaatcattcaCTGCTACTGGATCGTAAAACATttaacaggaaaaaaaaaacatgataGGATTATTGCTGTGTTGCTAGCCAAGTACCTTTTCAacgattctttttttaacttcctcCAAAGGAACGCATGCATCAGTAGCAGCTTTGTAACTCTCTTAAGTTATGTGTCCGACTCGGTTGGGTATTATCCAAACGGGTCTGTCCTACCCCCACTCCACTGCACACTGAGAAACTACGCTCGCCATTTTAATAGCAAACTGGAAAAGGAGATAGAACAAAAAATCGTGAACAATGTAgaggagctagccaaaatgcaGGAAATCTTTCTAAAAAACGGATTCTACGATGATGATTTCAATTTGTTAATTAAACGGCTTGTACTCACTTGCACTTCGTATATCAACCCCTTCGACTTACTGGTCCTCTCCTCCAATGTTCTGCTTAACTTTTCAAGGAATGATCACCCCCTTCTGTGTCCTAGTGAGCAGCAGGCGGGAGGAACACCCCTGGAAGGAAGCTCCCCCAATGTGGCCAACTTCCCCAAACGGTACAGAAGCTTCCTATCCGCGAAGACCATGATAGACTTGGTCATCAGAACGAACGACCCCTACATCGCCAACACATGCAACGAGCTGCAGTACATCCAGCGGTATCTCCTCCTGTGCTCGTACTGTCACTTCACTTTGTTTTCTAACTGGTGGGCCGACACTGTAATTTGTGACAAgctgaaaaagaaaaaaagacctCACAAAGCAGTGGTGCGGTCGAGAATGCCATACAAAAAGCACCTTGCCGATCAGGTGTCCCACTTGCTGGATATGCTTCTGCACAGGTATGGAGGATCAAGCCAGGAAGGTGTAGACCCATATGTAACCGTCGACGCAGTGCAAAAAAACAGGCCAAGCGGCATACCCCCAGGAGACCCCATATCCAAGTACCTACCCTACCTGCTCAAATCCTTCATGCGAGTGACCATAACAAAACCAGAGATGATACGCAACCAGTCATTCATCCTATTTTtcgaagaaatatttttgcacataGTTGATTCGTTCgttgaaaaatatgagcaaggcaaaaggggaatcgGCGTAGATGCAAACAATCAGAGCAGTCGCACAAACAACGAAAGTGTGAAA GGGACAACTTAA
- a CDS encoding protein disulfide isomerase (putative): CGHCKRLIPEYNEAANMLAEKKSEIKLASVDATTENALAQEYGITGYPTMIMFNKKNRVNYGGGRTAQSIVDWLQQMTGPVFTEITTNIEDVLKEKNIAVAFYMEYTSEDNELYKSFNEVGDKNREIAKFFVKKNDKHNKISCYRKDEKKVDYDEKVPLSEFVSTESFPLFGEINTENYRFYAESPKELVWVCATTEQYNEIKEEVRLAASELRKKTHFVLLNIPEYADHARASLGLNEFPGLAYQSSEGRYLLPNAKESLHNHKAIVTFFKEVEEGKVEKSLKSEPIPEDDKAAPVKVVVGNSFVDVVLKSGKDVLIEIYAPWCGHCKKLEPVYEDLGRKLKKYDNIIVAKMDGTLNETPIKDFEWSGFPTIFFVKAGSKIPLPYEGERSLKGFVDFLNKHATNTPISVEGVPDLEDGTAEEL, from the coding sequence TGCGGGCACTGCAAAAGACTGATCCCGGAGTACAACGAAGCGGCGAACATGCTGGCGGAGAAGAAGAGCGAAATAAAGCTAGCCAGCGTAGACGCCACCACGGAAAACGCCCTAGCGCAGGAGTATGGAATCACAGGGTACCCAACCATGATCATGTTTAACAAGAAAAACCGAGTGAACtacggaggaggaagaacagcTCAGTCAATCGTAGATTGGCTCCAACAAATGACCGGTCCAGTGTTCACAGAAATTACCACTAACATAGAGGACGTTctcaaggagaaaaacataGCAGTCGCATTCTACATGGAATATACATCCGAAGATAACGAACTGTATAAAAGTTTCAACGAAGTTGGAGACAAAAATAGAGAAAtcgcaaaattttttgtaaaaaaaaatgataagcaTAACAAAATCTCATGTTACAGAAAGGATGAGAAGAAAGTCGATTACGATGAGAAGGTACCTCTAAGCGAGTTCGTATCGACCGAGTCCTTTCCACTCTTTGGAGAAATCAACACTGAGAATTATCGCTTCTATGCAGAGAGCCCTAAAGAATTGGTATGGGTTTGTGCCACAACAGAACAgtataatgaaataaaagagGAAGTAAGACTCGCAGCATCtgaattgagaaaaaaaacacacttTGTCCTTTTAAACATCCCTGAGTATGCCGATCATGCTAGAGCTTCCTTAGGATTAAATGAATTCCCAGGATTAGCTTACCAATCTAGTGAAGGACGTTACTTACTACCCAATGCTAAAGAATCCCTACATAACCACAAAGCtattgtaactttttttaaagaagtagaagaaggaaaagttGAAAAGTCTCTAAAATCAGAACCCATTCCAGAGGATGATAAAGCTGCTCCTGTTAAGGTTGTGGTCGGAAACTCCTTCGTTGATGTTGTCCTTAAAAGTGGAAAGGATGTCCTGATCGAAATTTACGCTCCATGGTGTGGTCATTGCAAAAAGCTAGAACCCGTATATGAAGACCTTGgtagaaaattaaaaaaatatgacaacATAATTGTTGCCAAAATGGATGGTACACTTAACGAAACACCAATTAAAGATTTTGAGTGGTCAGGATTCCCAACCATCTTTTTTGTCAAAGCGGGTTCAAAAATCCCACTGCCGTACGAAGGGGAGAGATCATTAAAGGGCTTTGTAGATTTCCTAAATAAGCATGCCACTAACACCCCCATCTCAGTGGAGGGCGTTCCCGATCTTGAGGATGGCACTGCGGAggagttataa
- a CDS encoding leucyl-tRNA synthetase putative yields the protein MGAANVREALEAAKVKNALEAAKVKDPLEAAKVKDPLEAAKVKDALEAAKGLHMGHILCFTITDVLAKFKRMTNHCVFHPIGWDSFGLPCDRMSMKLKMDPRNIIKKNIHNFKKQLLQMGFLFNWGNEINTSDERFYKWTQWIVIQMYLRGLGYKKRSYVNWSNEIKCVISNDEMKNEANVEGLKVTKRKLLQWYLRITTYATRLIEDLKDIEWPEKIKLMQINWIGMKRGIILKARVIPFGEWITGDLFCTPSDYFTLRVLYRSIYANDGMTLLFNYLYHGGGVSYDFFDSFVREGAERYPMRAADNHPIRAADNHPIRAADNHPIPAAANQMERLIHDEDAVQKALRVIKPRAATVGLLSDGREKKHLLKFDTDSEENEGDSYVKIFLNEKEAIFQGDKLLVSVNHPNIHQIVNRNKFLRSFVSTAVRQNDMDRLKNERILFTGSVIYNPIIGKYIPIYVCTYVLENSGHLLFVKRGKREQVGETSKREEVLHKLLCSSKYSKRYCVYNLKDWLFSRQRYWGEPFPFLIPVRSTQKGEEPKGEESKGEEPKGEIKTVCNSAVNRGGIYIDDIPVHLPKFHKRIYELGSNKYNEGSPSVLSRFKKWVFQRRENTLYKRECDIMPQWAGSSWYYLRYLDSKNTNRIFNKERANLWMPVDLYVGGSEHAVLHLLYARFFHKFLYDLKLVSHKEPFQRLFNQGLLLSATSFFAFTTLGGKLVSYASVRGEAAEGNNTEQDGGTQHGEEGSFQASSMKSTPGEDAHTGGSAEPRKEGERQPALSDQRPLSGQAALSDQRPLPEQPPPPEQPNCATEKVLRGMVPCEEGKKYKKYQIPEELVVQREGKYYLKDAPHVEVKANYEKMSKSKGNTVNPNDIVKRYGSDCLRLYILFLGPIDQNKKWDLKGIKGTFKFLTNLYSLFVKDVKDPPTTLGGEKRQEKCIATTEVHSGGVPQKGSDNFVETPRERSSDHIICTKCRRKKRNKQMILKFEMIKNGGSQHEGEFNSGKKKEAIKRHINSLWSQDHLCKQLSDVIVKKKGHEIEREKKERANFYIEKITKCLNSMKLNTAVSFFMMFFNEIKKWDYIPLKIFLIFVKLLYPFCPHICEEFWFFYLKKYKSERKQICYFCNSSLMYFARWPSLFRLDAPQVGKLSIRLNNRHVAFMEVEGGSGLGELQSLGIFRHSERPTNDEPTERPTNGEPTERPTNGEPTERSQRIIREATNRITDRIEKEKKRGRRLINVVYIPNRVVNFVFK from the exons ATGGGAGCAGCGAATGTGAGGGAGGCGCTAGAAGCAGCGAAGGTGAAGAACGCGTTAGAAGCAGCGAAGGTGAAGGACCCGTTAGAAGCAGCGAAGGTGAAGGACCCGTTAGAAGCAGCGAAGGTGAAGGACGCGTTAGAAGCAGCGAAG GGCCTACACATGGGGCACATCCTGTGTTTCACCATAACGGACGTGCTGGCCAAGTTCAAGCGAATGACCAACCACTGTGTCTTCCATCCTATCGGATGGGACAGCTTCGGGTTGCCATGCGATAGGATGTCTATGAAGCTGAAAATGGACCCCagaaatattatcaaaaaaaatatacacaattttaaaaaacagcTACTCCAAATGGGGTTCCTCTTCAATTGGGGTAACGAAATTAACACATCGGATGAAAGATTTTATAAGTGGACCCAATGGATCGTCATCCAAATGTACTTAAGAGGGCTGGGTTATAAGAAACGGTCCTATGTTAATTGGTCGAACGAAATTAAGTGTGTAATTTCTAATGATGAAATGAAGAATGAAGCGAATGTGGAAGGATTAAAAGTAACAAAGAGGAAGCTGTTGCAATGGTACCTCAGGATCACGACGTATGCCACTAGACTTATTGAAGATTTAAAGGACATCGAGTGGCCGGAGAAGATAAAGCTTATGCAGATTAATTGGATAGGAATGAAAAGAGGCATCATCTTAAAGGCTAGAGTTATACCCTTTGGTGAGTGGATAACTGGGGATCTCTTTTGCACTCCTTCGGATTATTTCACCTTACGTGTTCTTTACCGTAGCATCTACGCCAACGATGGGAtgactctcctttttaattatttgtaCCATGGGGGGGGGGTGAGTTACGACTTCTTCGATTCGTTTGTCCGAGAGGGGGCCGAGAGGTATCCCATGAGAGCGGCCGACAACCATCCCATTAGAGCGGCCGACAACCATCCCATTAGAGCGGCCGACAACCATCCCATTCCAGCGGCCGCTAACCAAATGGAACGACTCATTCACGACGAGGACGCTGTGCAAAAGGCACTGAGGGTGATCAAGCCGAGGGCAGCTACAGTGGGGCTGCTGTCTGAcgggagggagaaaaaacatcTGCTGAAGTTCGACACGGATAGCGAAGAGAACGAAGGGGATTCCTacgtgaaaatatttctaaaCGAAAAGGAGGCCATCTTCCAAGGGGACAAATTATTAGTCAGTGTGAATCATCCGAATATCCACCAGATAGTAAAtaggaacaaatttttacgTTCCTTTGTGAGCACAGCAGTCAGGCAAAACGACATGGATAGGCTAAAGAATGAACGGATTCTCTTCACAGGCTCTGTTATTTACAACCCTATAATAGGGAAGTACATccctatatatgtatgtacctatGTATTAGAGAACAGTGGGCATTTGCTGTTcgttaaaagggggaagagagAGCAAGTGGGAGAAACTTCAAAGAGAGAAGAAGTCCTGCACAAATTGTTATGCTCATCGAAGTATAGCAAAAGGTACTGTGTGTACAACCTGAAGGACTGGTTGTTTTCGAGACAGAGGTACTGGGGCGAGCCGTTTCCTTTTCTCATCCCGGTGAGAAgcacacaaaagggggaggagccaaaaggggaggagtcaaaaggggaggagcCAAAAGGGGAGATTAAAACTGTGTGCAATTCGGCTGTGAACAGGGGGGGAATCTACATAGACGACATCCCTGTGCATCTACCCAAGTTCCACAAAAGAATATACGAATTGGGTTCGAATAAATACAATGAAGGATCTCCCTCCGTTCTCTccagatttaaaaaatgggttttccaaaggagagaaaacaCTCTATATAAGAGAGAGTGTGATATAATGCCCCAGTGGGCGGGTTCTAGCTGGTATTACTTAAGGTACTTGGACTCAAAGAATACGAATCGCATTTTTAACAAGGAGAGAGCAAATTTGTGGATGCCTGTGGACCTATACGTTGGGGGAAGTGAGCATGCTGTGCTGCATCTTCTGTACGCCAggttttttcacaaatttcTGTACGATCTTAAGCTGGTTAGCCATAAGGAGCCCTTTCAGAGGCTCTTCAATCAGGGCCTTCTCTTAAGCGCCACTTCGTTCTTTGCCTTCACGACGTTGGGGGGGAAGTTGGTTAGTTATGCGTCCgtgaggggggaagcggcagagGGGAATAATACCGAGCAGGATGGGGGGACCCAGCACGGAGAGGAGGGCTCTTTCCAAGCGAGCAGCATGAAGAGTACCCCTGGGGAAGATGCCCACACGGGTGGGAGTGCCGAACCTCGCAAAGAGGGAGAGAGGCAACCGGCCTTATCAGATCAGCGGCCCTTATCCGGTCAGGCGGCCTTATCCGACCAGCGGCCCCTACCCGAGCAGCCGCCCCCACCCGAGCAACCGAATTGCGCCACTGAAAAGGTGCTACGAGGAATGGTCCCATGcgaggaggggaagaagtacaAAAAGTATCAAATTCCAGAGGAGCTGGTGGTGCAgagagaaggaaaatattatttgaaggACGCCCCCCACGTGGAAGTAAAAGCCAACTATGAAAAAATGTCCAAATCTAAAGGAAATACAGTGAACCCGAATGATATTGTGAAAAGGTATGGGTCCGATTGTCTCCGACTGTACATCCTATTCTTAGGACCTATAGatcaaaacaaaaaatgggacctaaaaggaataaaaggGACTTTTAAATTCTTAACCAATTTGTATAGCTTGTTTGTGAAGGATGTAAAAGATCCCCCGACGACCTTGGGTGGGGAGAAGAGACAAGAAAAGTGTATCGCCACTACGGAGGTTCACTCGGGAGGAGTTCCCCAGAAAGGTAGCGATAATTTTGTGGAAACCCCTCGAGAGAGAAGCAGCGATCATATAATTTGTACCAAGtgtaggagaaaaaaacgaaataagcAGATGATTCTGAAATTTGAGATgattaaaaatggggggagccAACATGAAGGAGAATTTAATtcaggaaagaaaaaagaagcaataAAACGTCATATAAACTCGCTATGGAGTCAAGACCACTTGTGCAAACAGCTATCAGACgtgattgtaaaaaaaaagggacacgaAATTGaacgagagaaaaaagaaagagcaaatttttacattgaaaaaataactaaaTGTCTAAACAGCATGAAGCTCAACACAGCCGTCTCCTTCTTCATGATGTTTTttaacgaaattaaaaagtgggACTACATCCcgttgaagatttttttgaTCTTTGTTAAGTTGCTGTACCCCTTCTGTCCTCACATCTGCGAGGAGTTCTGGTTCTTctatttgaagaaatacaaatcAGAGAGAAAGCAGATTTGTTACTTCTGCAACTCTAGCCTGATGTACTTCGCACGCTGGCCCTCCTTGTTCCGATTGGACGCGCCACAGGTGGGTAAGCTTTCCATCCGGCTGAATAACCGCCACGTGGCTTTCATGGAGGttgaggggggaagcggtttGGGGGAGCTGCAAAGTTTAGGGATTTTTCGGCATTCGGAACGACCCACAAATGACGAACCGACGGAACGACCCACAAATGGCGAACCGACGGAACGACCCACAAATGGCGAACCGACGGAACGATCACAAAGAATCATTCGTGAGGCCACAAATAGGATAACGGATCGAatcgaaaaagagaagaaaaggggaagacgaCTTATCAACGTTGTGTATATTCCGAACAGAGtcgtaaattttgtttttaagtGA